The DNA sequence AGATCATAATCTTAACTAATTGGAATTCAATATTATATGATCCTAAATGTTTAACTAATTCTATCCTAATCTCTATTTCAAACTAAGACTACCCCAAAAAAGAGTACACCCCTATAAATACCTGCCTTCTACAAAGTACCCAGATTTATCATCATGTCGCCGCATGCAAAATTTCAGTGTACACAACATTTCTTGTTTCACATGTTGAATCCATATCAGCAACTGGCGGTCGAATTaagaattttattgaacttgatGTTCTGACCCTTGATAAAGCAACATATAGCTGTCCATGTGAAAAAACAGGATGAGGCAAATAAACACCAACACGATCCAATGTTTGTCCTTGAGATTTGTTGATGCTGATTGCAAAACACAATCTTAGCGGAAAATTGTAGCCTCTTAAAAGTAATTGGACATATGTGTGTATCATCCAACTCCAATGGAATCATTGGGATTAAAACATATTTACCAGAATGAGTCCCTACAGCAATGACGGCTCCGATCACGTGCCTACCAAGATCACGCACAATTAAACGTGTTCCATTACACAACCCCTCCAATGGATTTAAGTTGCGAAGTAACATAACTGGACAGTTAACCTTTAATTTAAGAACATGTGGTGGCAATGAACCAACACTAATTGCATTCATATAATCTTGATAGTATTGTTGCTGGCTTGGATCGTTTGCATAATCCGTGCTAACATATTCAACCATATTGCCTGGGAATTTTCCAATCAATGATTCATTAATTTCTCCCATACATTCATTATTAGGAGTTAAAATAGCGGTATTTATAAGGCTCGAAGAACCGCTAGAATATGCATCAAACGACGGAAATATTTCATTGACCAGTGTGTCAAGAGGTGAATCTGAACCATGGTAAGAAAGACACATATCTTCAGGAAGATTAATATAATCAACACGAACATTTGGCTCTATGCCTTCACCAACCCTCAATAACAAATCTGTAAAAACAGGATCCTCCATTGCCCGCATATTCTGTGTCAAATGAATTTTTCGAATAAGAAGCCATATGGATGAATATACCAAACAAGCATCCACTATCTCTTCACGAGAACCCCTTCGAACAATTGGTATAGTTTGCCGAAAATCTCCACCAAGAACAACTGTTTTGCCACCAAACAATAACTGGTTTTCCATCAAATCTTGCAACAATAAATTTAATGCTTCAACTGCCTTTCGATTTGCCATCGATGCCTCATCCCACAATATTAGCTTGGCTGCAATTATTAACTTTGCCGTCGCAGTATTCTTGCTTATCGAGCATGACATAGATTCATCTAAATTTAACGGAATTTTAAATCTAGAATGAGCTGTTCGACCATTTGGTAACAAAGAAGCCGCAACACCAGATGAAGCAACTGCAAGAGCaattgtagtgacccgctcttttatatattttaaatccagtaatgagtgtttatttttgttcatcagtgaatgaaaacggttattatcctgatatgaattcagtttatgatcctaattttttttttatcagagatggagtattattttagccgtatgcttttgtatgcatgagaaaaacgcgacgaggattattgagttattcaataattattatttttaattgacttagcaaagtcaagttatttattaatcgagaaacggaagcagttatattttattaatgctactagaagtcgaggattTATTCCGACAGcaaagcagattaaatctacggatttaatttaagttatattatagtttatcaagttagcaggcaaggaaaaagatatcaaacAGATACAATAACGGATGATAGAGAatagaagccagtattttattacagttcacGAATACAGTCTActtcccagcttggggaaaattGTATAGTATTTTACAAGGTTGAATTTACCACCATTTGCTTCCCCACCACTACACCTACTCTTCCACTACACCAACTTCTCCACTACATTTTTCCCCACCAACTCCAACACTTCACCCATTCCTTCCATTTCGCACCGGCAATCACAAAGAGAAGGAAGACTTGGCTTAACTACTTTGCCAAGATTTCAAGCTGCTCCAGTCCAGTAGTACCCCAACACTCGAAGCATTGGAGGAAGAAATCATTTACTGCACTGCTGCCAAACTTCAAGGAAGTAGGCTTTCTTCAACTTTCTTCATCACCTTTTTCCATATTCCACCTGCATTAATACAAGAACATCAATCTTGAATTATTTCAGAGCTATTCCAGTTCATCTAGTAACACCACAGCAGCCAACATCAATTACAAGCCTAAATTTCTCATTGAATTCAATAGCAACAAACAGCCACCAACACCAAGCATAgcaggtatatactaagctcaGCTCCAGTTCATATATCATATCATCAAGCATATGTTTAAAAGGAAATACATAGTATATGGGTGTATATTACACTTTGATAGCTATAGTTCATCAAGAGATTCACGAACGAGGATTTATAATAGCATAGAAGTTAAACTTAGCTTTGGAGAATaagggccgactgcccaagcaACTGTCAAACCCCGACGCCGGACGGAGCTGGCGGAAGCTGAACGACGCCGGGAAAGAAAAGGGCCGACTGCCTCGTCCGGTGGGGACTGAGTGACGATAACGGTGACAGGGACGAACTCTCTCGGCCTCACCGAGACTTGAAGGCGACAGCTACGGCGTTACCGATCTagggggagaagaagaagaccGGTACCAGGACCggagcagcagcaactccagtcggcggcgactccaggcgaagcagcagccACTCCCAGACGACGACCGGCGCCGTTTGACTCGCTGGATTCCGGACGAAAGAGTAGCAACAGCGGCAACGATGATATTTCAGATCCATGGCCCGATTTAGGGCTCTGCGATGAAGAGAAAAGGGGGCGCTGGGCTAGACTTGTAGAAGGCCGACGCCGGTGATAGCGGACGATGACTGGACCGCCGGAGAAGGTGGAACCGACTGGATTTTGAGGGGCGCCGAACGAGCAGGCTGGAGAGGAAGGGGCGAGCAGctccttgagagagagaggagagtgaGACGGCAAGGTGTGCCGCCCTCTGCCAGGCACGGCCGCGccggcagcggcggcgacgcCCGCCTCGGCTGGAGacggatcgagagagagagagggttagaagcgtgcgtctgtgtgtgtgtgtttctttgagagagagaaaggaccGAGTATGTTGAGAGATGACTCGAAGTGAGAGGAGTCAGGC is a window from the Salvia miltiorrhiza cultivar Shanhuang (shh) unplaced genomic scaffold, IMPLAD_Smil_shh original_scaffold_419_1, whole genome shotgun sequence genome containing:
- the LOC131004561 gene encoding uncharacterized protein LOC131004561 — protein: MANRKAVEALNLLLQDLMENQLLFGGKTVVLGGDFRQTIPIVRRGSREEIVDACLVYSSIWLLIRKIHLTQNMRAMEDPVFTDLLLRVGEGIEPNVRVDYINLPEDMCLSYHGSDSPLDTLVNEIFPSFDAYSSGSSSLINTAILTPNNECMGEINESLIGKFPGNMVEYVSTDYANDPSQQQYYQDYMNAISVGSLPPHVLKLKVNCPVMLLRNLNPLEGLCNGTRLIVRDLGRHVIGAVIAVGTHSAICCFIKGQNIKFNKILNSTASC